In Pseudobacter ginsenosidimutans, the following are encoded in one genomic region:
- a CDS encoding ABC transporter ATP-binding protein yields MQDPIVKIEKLSHRYTNSWAIRDINMEIGRSGIVGLLGSNGAGKSTTMNILCGALNQTEGNVFINGINMREHPERAKQEIGFLPQNPPLYMDLTVDEYLYYCAGLRRMPDQKVDEAVKDAKLRCGIDHFGHRLLRNLSGGYRQRVGIAQAIVHKPKLVVLDEPTNGLDPNQIIEVRALIKDIARDRAVIFSSHILSEIQLLCKEIKMIESGRIVFADTMDAFNNYVEPHSVLIHFENPPSASELQQVQGVTKVDYLTERQVRVYFSGDQEITERLVTASVQYGWRLREISLDKTALDEIFKQLSTQKK; encoded by the coding sequence ATGCAGGACCCCATTGTTAAAATAGAAAAATTATCGCACCGCTACACCAATAGCTGGGCGATCCGCGACATCAATATGGAAATCGGACGTAGTGGAATTGTGGGATTGCTTGGCTCCAACGGGGCAGGCAAATCCACCACCATGAATATTCTCTGTGGCGCGCTTAATCAGACTGAAGGCAATGTGTTCATCAATGGTATCAATATGCGTGAACATCCTGAGCGTGCGAAACAGGAGATTGGCTTCCTGCCGCAGAACCCTCCATTGTACATGGACCTTACGGTGGATGAATACCTCTACTATTGTGCGGGCCTTCGCAGGATGCCTGATCAAAAAGTGGACGAAGCTGTGAAAGATGCGAAACTCCGTTGTGGTATCGATCATTTCGGTCATCGCCTGCTCCGGAATCTCTCCGGCGGTTACCGCCAGCGTGTAGGCATTGCGCAGGCCATCGTTCATAAACCCAAACTGGTGGTGCTGGACGAGCCTACCAATGGCCTCGATCCCAATCAGATCATCGAAGTGCGTGCACTGATCAAGGATATTGCCCGTGATCGCGCAGTTATCTTTTCTTCTCATATCCTTTCGGAAATCCAACTGCTTTGCAAAGAGATCAAGATGATCGAAAGCGGGCGAATTGTATTTGCCGATACGATGGATGCCTTCAATAATTATGTGGAACCGCACAGTGTGCTCATTCATTTCGAAAATCCTCCCTCCGCATCAGAGCTGCAGCAGGTGCAGGGTGTAACAAAAGTGGATTATCTCACAGAACGACAGGTGCGTGTGTATTTCAGCGGAGACCAGGAGATCACGGAAAGACTGGTAACCGCCAGTGTGCAGTATGGCTGGCGCCTGCGCGAGATCAGTCTCGATAAAACTGCGCTTGATGAGATCTTCAAACAACTATCCACTCAAAAAAAATAG
- a CDS encoding protein-disulfide reductase DsbD domain-containing protein: MRKTICLLAIALLLITEAGAQQPAKKEVKMDNELVIAGNAEGPVKYSIKAPRSMGLNDSGRITISFSFEEGWYGYAETDGNMAAGWLPTKVEFEFSDGFEKNGGLITPPIVFKEGTDVYIGNEVKFVQPVKYTGKGKDGKLAYQKERIIHVTVHYQTCDEEKCLPPVTDTVAVKINMRNY; encoded by the coding sequence ATGAGGAAGACAATTTGTTTGTTGGCCATTGCGCTGCTCTTGATAACAGAAGCTGGTGCGCAGCAGCCTGCAAAAAAAGAAGTGAAGATGGATAACGAACTTGTTATTGCAGGCAATGCGGAAGGACCTGTGAAATATTCCATCAAAGCACCACGATCCATGGGGCTCAATGATTCCGGCCGCATCACCATCTCTTTCAGTTTTGAAGAAGGATGGTATGGATACGCTGAAACCGATGGCAATATGGCTGCTGGTTGGTTACCTACCAAAGTTGAATTTGAATTCTCTGATGGCTTTGAAAAGAACGGAGGGCTTATCACGCCACCAATAGTATTCAAAGAAGGTACTGATGTATACATAGGTAATGAAGTGAAGTTTGTGCAGCCGGTGAAATACACGGGCAAGGGAAAGGATGGGAAGCTGGCTTACCAGAAAGAAAGGATCATCCATGTAACAGTCCATTACCAGACATGTGATGAAGAGAAATGCCTTCCTCCCGTAACTGATACAGTGGCCGTAAAAATAAATATGCGTAATTATTAA
- a CDS encoding RagB/SusD family nutrient uptake outer membrane protein yields MKSSKYFLIAFLVITAVSCKKWLDVKPTSELDRSEIFSSERGYREALTGVYANLTKPELYGRETTWGIVECMAGTYGAGMAGNYRTFATYGYKKTNPNYWTGIVTFFNPIWTGVYKQIANLNSLLETIDGNKGIFSGDNYNIVKGEALGLRAYLHFELLCLYGPSYASGGANTPAIPYIDKLTTMISPMLTVDSAMGLIIRDLEASKKLLVNDPMHMGTTPPEVLAPLPGSSYSSFGVASYHNRRFNFNYYAAIATLARAYMWKGDKVNALLQAKEIMADQSARFPWVKSTRVVPPTAATSEQDKTYATETIFALNIKLINDYQDGLIYQGTKRLSSFALCPHAYSTSGTIFEGSTDLRKNNLATSYSGSIAVSNKFHQVTGITSVYSFFQERVPLIRTAEIYYIAAECESDPSVARLYVDSVRSKRGLANMPLSPAITRTDLDIEIRKEYQKEFIGEGRLWFFQKRKDLDLASAANQAIYKTSAMFLKNAYVLDRPDDEDGNR; encoded by the coding sequence ATGAAATCATCTAAATATTTTCTGATAGCATTCCTGGTGATCACGGCAGTTTCCTGCAAGAAATGGCTGGATGTGAAACCCACTTCTGAGCTCGACCGTTCGGAGATCTTCTCTTCTGAGCGTGGGTACAGGGAGGCGCTCACCGGCGTGTATGCCAATCTCACCAAACCCGAATTGTACGGCCGGGAAACTACCTGGGGAATTGTGGAATGTATGGCAGGCACATACGGAGCAGGTATGGCTGGTAACTACAGGACCTTTGCCACTTATGGTTACAAGAAGACCAATCCTAATTACTGGACCGGGATCGTTACGTTTTTCAATCCGATCTGGACTGGTGTGTACAAACAGATCGCCAACCTGAACTCCCTGCTGGAAACCATCGATGGCAATAAAGGCATATTCAGTGGCGACAATTACAATATCGTCAAAGGTGAGGCGCTTGGCCTGAGAGCTTACCTGCATTTTGAATTGTTATGTTTATATGGTCCATCCTATGCTTCCGGTGGCGCCAATACGCCCGCCATTCCCTATATTGATAAGCTCACTACCATGATCAGCCCGATGTTAACGGTTGACAGCGCAATGGGGCTGATCATCAGGGATCTTGAAGCATCCAAAAAGTTGTTGGTGAACGACCCTATGCACATGGGAACAACACCTCCGGAGGTGCTGGCACCACTGCCTGGTTCTTCCTATTCCAGCTTTGGTGTGGCGTCTTATCATAACCGCCGCTTCAATTTCAATTATTATGCAGCCATTGCTACATTGGCCCGCGCTTACATGTGGAAGGGCGATAAGGTGAACGCATTACTACAGGCCAAAGAGATCATGGCTGATCAGTCTGCCCGGTTCCCCTGGGTGAAAAGCACCAGGGTAGTGCCGCCGACTGCTGCCACTTCAGAGCAGGACAAGACCTATGCAACCGAAACGATCTTTGCACTCAATATCAAACTGATAAATGATTACCAGGATGGGCTTATTTACCAGGGAACCAAACGCCTGAGTTCATTTGCCCTCTGCCCTCACGCATACAGTACTTCCGGAACAATATTCGAAGGAAGTACCGATCTGAGAAAGAATAACCTTGCAACTTCCTACAGTGGCAGCATTGCGGTCAGCAATAAATTCCACCAGGTAACCGGCATCACATCTGTGTATAGTTTCTTCCAGGAGCGTGTACCATTGATACGCACTGCTGAAATTTATTACATAGCTGCTGAGTGTGAATCAGATCCTTCAGTAGCGAGATTGTATGTGGATTCTGTGCGCTCCAAACGTGGTCTCGCCAATATGCCGCTCAGTCCAGCCATTACGCGTACAGATCTGGATATCGAGATCAGGAAGGAGTATCAGAAAGAGTTCATCGGTGAAGGCAGGCTATGGTTCTTCCAGAAAAGAAAGGACCTGGACCTCGCATCTGCGGCTAACCAGGCGATCTATAAAACTTCTGCCATGTTCCTGAAGAACGCTTACGTTTTGGATCGCCCGGATGATGAAGACGGTAACCGGTAA
- a CDS encoding Gldg family protein — translation MKVILKIAKTELRTLFYSPIAWFLMIVFLIQCGIVYLGQLDMVTRNIEMSGNVGEFFTSVTNWIFLSQQGLFGNIMQNLYLYMPLLTMSLISRELNSGTIKLLYSSPIKVYEIVFGKYIAMMAYSLILVVIVGFFMVAGMFHIQHPETGMLLSAMFGFFLLLLAYSAIGLFMSCLTSYQVVAAISTFVMIGILSYIGRLWQDIDFVRELTYYLAINGRTQKMLGGLITTKDVLYFIIIIYIFLGLSIFRIRSGMESKPVSVKVMRYLAVVASALFIGYVSSIPGFVGYWDTTLDKSNTLTPRVQKIVKDLGDEPLEVTAYANLLDNFFYLGSPTAYNNNESRWESYRRFKHNIDLKIIRYYDTVPGPMMKRYPGKSLKEVAEQFAKSRDVDMKGLLTPQEIRKQIDLRGESNRFVMQLKWKGRTTALRVFDDMYVWPSETEVAAALLRLQKASLPKIAFITGELEREIDKSGDRDYKTLTNTPTFRYSLINQGFDVMNVSLETQDIPKDISSVVLADPKIELSASALAKLKTYISNGGNLMIAGEPGKQAVLNPLLQELGVQLNEGTIIQSSRNDAPNFVSAFVQKEAKPFYKLLESTIEDSLRLTMPGAASLSYADNGPFVVTALVKTNPKNTWSRTRPIDLETMINARVSFDEKDEEQDNRRGGMIYYTVNEAEGQQKRTRRDSLGTVIYEPAAGDVKGPFTMVVGLSRKINGKEQRIVVSGDADFLSNKEMGRQRTANFVFSTSLFRWMSNGDFPIDTSRPEAKDKKVNTSIEKVKFLRILYLWVLPAILLAAGAVLLIRRKRK, via the coding sequence ATGAAAGTCATTCTTAAAATAGCGAAAACAGAGTTGCGTACTTTGTTTTATTCTCCGATCGCCTGGTTCCTGATGATCGTATTCCTGATCCAGTGTGGCATCGTTTATCTGGGACAGCTGGATATGGTAACCCGCAATATCGAAATGTCAGGCAACGTGGGTGAATTCTTTACCAGTGTTACCAACTGGATCTTCCTGAGTCAGCAGGGCTTGTTCGGCAACATCATGCAAAACCTTTATCTCTACATGCCCCTTTTGACGATGAGCCTGATCAGCCGCGAACTGAACAGCGGAACCATCAAGCTGCTCTATTCATCGCCCATCAAGGTATATGAGATCGTATTTGGGAAATACATTGCCATGATGGCGTATAGCCTGATACTGGTGGTTATTGTTGGTTTTTTTATGGTGGCTGGAATGTTTCATATCCAGCATCCTGAAACCGGCATGCTGCTATCTGCGATGTTCGGTTTCTTCCTGTTGCTGCTGGCTTATTCAGCTATCGGCCTTTTCATGAGTTGTTTAACCAGCTATCAGGTGGTGGCTGCCATCAGCACTTTCGTAATGATCGGCATTCTCAGTTATATCGGCAGGCTGTGGCAGGATATTGATTTTGTAAGAGAGCTCACGTATTATCTCGCAATCAATGGACGCACCCAAAAAATGCTGGGCGGCCTCATCACTACAAAGGATGTTCTTTATTTCATTATCATCATATACATCTTTTTAGGACTGAGTATCTTCAGGATCAGATCAGGAATGGAATCCAAGCCGGTATCGGTTAAGGTTATGCGTTATCTGGCTGTGGTTGCATCGGCATTATTCATTGGATATGTTTCTTCCATTCCCGGATTTGTTGGTTATTGGGACACTACCCTGGATAAATCCAATACACTCACACCCCGGGTACAGAAAATTGTGAAAGACCTGGGTGATGAACCGCTGGAGGTAACTGCTTATGCCAACCTGCTGGATAATTTCTTTTACCTGGGAAGTCCTACCGCATACAATAACAATGAGTCCCGCTGGGAATCTTATCGCAGGTTCAAGCACAATATTGATCTGAAGATCATTCGCTACTACGATACTGTGCCTGGTCCCATGATGAAACGTTATCCCGGTAAAAGCCTGAAAGAAGTAGCAGAGCAATTTGCCAAAAGCCGGGATGTGGATATGAAGGGGCTTCTGACGCCACAGGAAATCCGTAAACAGATCGATCTCCGTGGTGAGAGCAACCGGTTTGTGATGCAGCTTAAATGGAAAGGACGTACCACCGCGCTGCGTGTATTTGATGATATGTATGTATGGCCTTCGGAAACAGAAGTGGCGGCTGCCTTGCTGCGCCTTCAAAAGGCAAGCCTGCCGAAGATCGCCTTCATTACAGGCGAGCTGGAACGCGAGATCGATAAGAGTGGCGACCGCGATTATAAAACGCTGACCAATACGCCAACCTTCCGTTACTCACTGATCAACCAGGGCTTTGATGTGATGAACGTGTCTCTGGAAACACAGGATATTCCAAAGGATATTTCTTCGGTAGTGCTGGCTGACCCGAAAATTGAACTGTCTGCTTCAGCGCTCGCGAAATTGAAAACCTATATCAGTAATGGAGGCAATCTCATGATTGCAGGAGAGCCGGGAAAACAAGCTGTGCTCAACCCATTATTGCAGGAGTTGGGTGTTCAGTTGAATGAAGGAACCATTATTCAATCCAGCCGAAATGATGCGCCGAATTTCGTTTCGGCCTTCGTTCAAAAGGAGGCAAAGCCTTTTTACAAGCTGCTCGAATCCACTATTGAAGATAGTCTCAGGCTTACCATGCCAGGTGCTGCCAGTCTGAGCTATGCGGATAATGGGCCGTTTGTTGTAACAGCGCTGGTAAAGACCAATCCCAAAAACACCTGGAGCCGAACGCGGCCGATAGATCTCGAAACGATGATCAACGCCAGGGTTTCATTTGATGAAAAAGATGAGGAACAGGATAACAGGAGAGGCGGTATGATCTATTACACAGTGAATGAAGCTGAAGGTCAACAAAAGCGTACCCGTCGTGATAGCCTGGGGACTGTAATCTATGAGCCTGCTGCCGGGGATGTGAAAGGTCCTTTCACAATGGTAGTTGGTCTGAGCCGTAAGATCAATGGCAAAGAGCAGCGCATTGTAGTGTCCGGTGATGCAGACTTTCTGAGCAATAAAGAAATGGGGCGTCAGCGTACCGCAAATTTCGTTTTCAGTACTTCTTTGTTTCGGTGGATGAGTAATGGCGACTTCCCGATCGATACCAGTCGTCCTGAAGCGAAGGATAAGAAAGTGAACACAAGCATCGAAAAAGTAAAGTTCTTGCGCATACTTTATCTCTGGGTGCTTCCTGCGATCTTATTAGCAGCAGGTGCTGTATTGCTGATCAGACGTAAAAGGAAATAA
- a CDS encoding DUF4843 domain-containing protein, translated as MKYIKYILIITLSACLAGCSKETLDLWNTSNKLWFANVDTLVMASFKKLPANENEFNVKVPVQMAGKTADHDRKFTVEVLKDKRNPETSYKIDDPVVPADSIRGAFKLKITKTPNLVTETDTVTFILRSAGEFETGLATNLRCTVIITNKYTKPAWWYDNQCGAYSEAKHEVLFTVFGNDDDIRGGGATTYSNSYNWGHVDALYNLWKLNTYCEQNGLPFRFANGK; from the coding sequence ATGAAATATATCAAGTATATACTGATCATCACTTTGAGCGCCTGCCTGGCAGGATGCAGCAAGGAAACGCTTGACCTGTGGAATACTTCCAATAAATTATGGTTCGCCAATGTGGATACCCTGGTGATGGCATCCTTTAAGAAACTGCCGGCAAATGAGAACGAGTTCAATGTGAAGGTGCCTGTGCAAATGGCCGGAAAAACAGCTGATCATGACCGTAAGTTCACTGTTGAAGTGCTGAAAGACAAACGAAATCCTGAAACATCCTACAAGATAGATGATCCTGTTGTGCCTGCCGATTCTATCAGGGGCGCTTTCAAACTGAAGATCACAAAAACGCCCAACCTGGTTACTGAAACAGATACTGTCACCTTTATCCTGCGTTCCGCGGGAGAATTCGAGACCGGCCTTGCCACCAACCTGAGGTGCACTGTGATCATCACCAATAAATACACCAAACCTGCCTGGTGGTACGATAACCAGTGTGGTGCTTATTCCGAAGCCAAACATGAAGTGCTGTTTACCGTGTTCGGTAATGACGATGATATCAGGGGAGGCGGAGCAACTACGTATTCAAACAGCTACAACTGGGGACATGTAGACGCATTGTACAACCTCTGGAAACTGAATACCTATTGTGAACAGAATGGCCTGCCATTCCGGTTTGCCAACGGAAAGTAA
- a CDS encoding PKD-like family lipoprotein, which produces MRTIYYLFAVLLLVGCYKDKGNYEYSDLEEMDISLPFTSYEVGAGKQLTIEPIIETAIPESDIQWQWDVNFTPSNSYIGFYKFAEGKKLDHVFSLNGLMPSTGTYSIRLHAKQISSGREFYSPVTALRITSEYTGLMVLHGDDTQSDIGLLQATDFRVTEGTMPTVSIPHLYSSLNNNQKIPGKGITVVQTVTAYLYDINRARVVALTDAGAAWISYADFSKLGTWNDMFMPGVNAGQPQSIQPQGQVVYAVDGGQLFGRVNGSYEVFPVPLPAAQGYYAATPFFEVGTNARVQGFFFDKNTRGFVTCTNTNNFVQFTDKVTSGISQVVTAKYFNMAAMNADLVYVDRGARQAHYLAVMKEANGNKYLAELDWSASNDVDIPFAKYDMQVLPNINDAIFHAFGNNQVAMCYYATPTKVYRYTANNNETLAGKSNELRLQNGNPIVFDGDITMMKILKPNQNPSGSLMVNYYNHNKIMLVAVYKNNQGTLYSLKLDEPTGDVISYTTYTGFNKIYDADIKGL; this is translated from the coding sequence ATGAGAACTATATATTATCTTTTTGCAGTGCTGCTGCTGGTTGGATGCTACAAAGACAAAGGCAATTATGAATATTCTGACCTGGAAGAAATGGATATCTCCCTCCCTTTCACCAGTTATGAAGTGGGAGCAGGAAAGCAATTGACCATCGAGCCTATAATAGAAACAGCAATACCCGAGTCGGACATTCAATGGCAATGGGATGTGAACTTCACACCATCCAACAGTTATATCGGCTTTTACAAGTTTGCTGAAGGTAAGAAGCTCGATCATGTATTTTCTTTGAACGGGCTGATGCCATCAACAGGTACCTACAGTATTCGCCTTCATGCCAAGCAAATATCCAGTGGCAGGGAATTTTATTCGCCGGTTACCGCTCTCAGGATCACATCTGAGTATACAGGACTGATGGTGCTTCACGGAGACGACACTCAAAGTGATATCGGTCTGCTCCAGGCAACGGATTTCCGGGTCACCGAAGGAACGATGCCAACCGTTTCGATCCCCCATCTTTATTCATCCCTCAATAACAATCAGAAGATACCAGGCAAGGGTATTACCGTTGTGCAAACAGTTACTGCTTACCTCTACGATATCAACAGGGCCAGGGTGGTGGCTCTTACCGATGCAGGAGCAGCCTGGATCAGCTATGCTGATTTTTCAAAACTTGGTACCTGGAATGATATGTTCATGCCGGGTGTGAATGCGGGACAACCGCAGAGTATCCAGCCGCAGGGACAGGTTGTATATGCTGTAGATGGTGGTCAGCTATTCGGACGAGTGAACGGTAGCTATGAAGTATTCCCTGTTCCGCTGCCTGCAGCGCAAGGATATTATGCTGCAACTCCTTTCTTTGAAGTAGGCACCAATGCCCGTGTGCAGGGTTTCTTTTTCGATAAGAATACACGGGGGTTTGTAACATGCACCAACACGAATAATTTCGTCCAGTTTACAGATAAGGTTACCAGCGGTATCAGCCAGGTTGTTACAGCGAAGTATTTCAACATGGCTGCCATGAATGCGGACCTTGTGTATGTAGACAGGGGAGCCAGGCAGGCTCATTACCTGGCAGTGATGAAAGAAGCGAATGGCAATAAATACCTGGCGGAGCTCGATTGGTCTGCCAGCAATGACGTGGACATCCCATTTGCAAAATATGATATGCAGGTATTGCCCAATATCAATGATGCAATATTCCATGCCTTCGGAAATAACCAGGTTGCGATGTGCTATTATGCTACCCCAACAAAAGTATATCGCTACACGGCCAACAACAATGAAACACTCGCCGGAAAATCCAATGAACTGAGATTGCAGAATGGGAATCCCATTGTGTTCGATGGCGATATCACTATGATGAAGATCCTGAAGCCGAATCAGAATCCTTCAGGTTCACTGATGGTGAATTATTACAATCACAATAAGATCATGCTGGTGGCTGTGTACAAGAACAACCAGGGTACGCTGTACAGCCTGAAACTTGATGAACCAACAGGCGATGTGATCTCTTATACTACATACACTGGTTTCAATAAGATCTATGATGCAGATATCAAAGGGCTATAG